One Pseudomonas muyukensis DNA segment encodes these proteins:
- a CDS encoding type II secretion system protein: protein MAASMPSGERGFTYLGVLLLIAVSSVALAASGTLWSTCVQREHERQLLWIGGQYAQALRSFYRASPGLAQYPQALAELLEDNRFPSPQRHLRRLYPDPVTGSDDWGLLRAVDGRITGVYSRSDAAPLKRSGFDAQWSAFEGLQRYSDWQFVAEQAFAESASGARSHAGAGDAP, encoded by the coding sequence ATGGCAGCCTCTATGCCGAGTGGTGAACGTGGCTTCACCTACCTGGGGGTGCTGTTGCTGATCGCGGTCAGCAGCGTGGCCCTGGCCGCCAGCGGCACCCTGTGGAGCACCTGCGTGCAGCGCGAGCACGAGCGCCAGCTGCTGTGGATCGGCGGCCAGTACGCCCAGGCGCTGCGCAGCTTCTATCGCGCCTCCCCGGGGCTGGCCCAGTACCCGCAGGCGCTGGCCGAACTGCTCGAGGACAACCGCTTCCCGTCGCCGCAACGGCACCTGCGTCGGCTGTACCCCGACCCGGTCACCGGCAGTGATGACTGGGGCCTGCTGCGCGCGGTCGATGGCCGCATCACCGGCGTGTACAGCCGCTCCGACGCCGCGCCGCTCAAGCGCAGCGGCTTCGACGCCCAGTGGAGCGCGTTCGAAGGCCTGCAGCGCTACAGCGACTGGCAGTTCGTGGCCGAGCAGGCATTCGCCGAGAGCGCCAGCGGCGCCCGCAGCCATGCAGGCGCAGGAGATGCGCCATGA
- a CDS encoding response regulator: MVNRVLVVDDEQTLAQNLQAYLQAQGLQVHLAHDGAAGIELATSLAPDVIVLDYRLPDMEGFQVLEAVRRNRQCHFVLITAHPTAEVRERAAELGVSHVLFKPFPLMELARAVFDLMGIERQRRATDHPAAGFVERRQNRNESFPLQLYDGSWVLADRRRNGGRPAEPDDEQLLTGE; the protein is encoded by the coding sequence TTGGTGAACAGAGTACTGGTAGTCGATGACGAACAGACCCTTGCGCAGAACCTGCAGGCGTATTTGCAGGCGCAAGGCCTGCAGGTCCATCTCGCCCACGACGGTGCCGCTGGCATCGAACTGGCCACGAGCCTGGCACCGGACGTGATCGTGCTGGATTACCGCTTGCCCGACATGGAGGGGTTTCAGGTCCTGGAGGCCGTGCGCAGGAACAGGCAGTGCCATTTCGTGCTGATTACCGCCCACCCGACCGCCGAGGTTCGTGAGCGGGCCGCCGAGCTTGGGGTGAGCCATGTCCTGTTCAAGCCGTTCCCGCTGATGGAACTGGCCCGCGCCGTCTTCGACCTGATGGGCATCGAGCGCCAGCGCAGGGCCACGGACCACCCCGCCGCGGGGTTCGTCGAGCGACGCCAGAACAGGAACGAGTCGTTCCCCTTGCAGTTGTACGATGGCAGCTGGGTCCTGGCCGACCGCCGACGCAACGGTGGCAGGCCTGCCGAACCTGACGACGAACAACTGCTCACCGGGGAATAG
- a CDS encoding type II secretion system protein, whose product MNPAQRGFSLIEVVLTLALLGLLASMAAPLTETVVRRGKEQQLREALYQIRDAIDAYKRAFDAGYIEKRLNASGYPPNLQVLVDGVRDVRSAKGAKFYFLRRIPHDPLRAAKADDQGGWGLRAYDSAADNPREGEDVFDVYSQAPGKGLNNIPYGQW is encoded by the coding sequence ATGAACCCCGCCCAGCGCGGTTTCAGCCTGATCGAGGTGGTGCTGACCCTGGCGCTGCTCGGGCTGTTGGCCAGCATGGCCGCGCCGCTGACCGAGACAGTGGTGCGCCGGGGCAAGGAGCAGCAGTTGCGCGAGGCGCTGTACCAGATCCGCGACGCCATCGACGCCTACAAGCGCGCCTTCGACGCCGGCTATATCGAAAAGCGCCTGAACGCCAGCGGCTACCCGCCGAACCTGCAGGTGCTGGTGGACGGCGTGCGCGATGTGCGCAGCGCCAAGGGCGCGAAGTTCTACTTCCTGCGGCGCATCCCCCACGACCCGCTGCGCGCGGCCAAGGCCGACGACCAGGGCGGCTGGGGCCTGCGCGCCTACGACAGCGCCGCGGACAACCCGCGCGAAGGCGAGGATGTGTTCGACGTGTACTCCCAGGCCCCGGGCAAGGGCCTCAACAACATCCCCTATGGGCAATGGTGA
- a CDS encoding type II secretion system protein yields MKPSKGFTLIELLVVMAIIATLMTIALPRYFNSLEASREATLRQSLAVLREALDHYYGDTGRYPDSLEQLVEQRYLRSAPLDPISERRDAWQLVPPPEGVAGGVADIKSGATGRARDGSLYAEW; encoded by the coding sequence ATGAAACCGAGCAAGGGCTTCACCCTCATCGAACTGCTGGTGGTCATGGCCATCATCGCCACCCTGATGACCATCGCCCTGCCGCGCTACTTCAACAGCCTCGAGGCCTCCCGCGAGGCCACCCTGCGCCAGAGCCTGGCGGTGCTGCGCGAGGCCCTGGACCATTACTACGGCGACACCGGGCGCTACCCCGATTCCCTCGAGCAACTGGTGGAGCAACGCTACCTGCGCAGCGCGCCGCTGGACCCGATCAGCGAGCGCCGCGACGCCTGGCAGCTGGTACCGCCGCCCGAGGGCGTGGCCGGTGGCGTCGCCGACATCAAGAGCGGGGCTACAGGGAGGGCGCGTGATGGCAGCCTCTATGCCGAGTGGTGA
- a CDS encoding cytochrome c/ABC transporter substrate-binding protein, with amino-acid sequence MALIYCLASQGPAVALDLSANEQAGKRLYREGLSSSDAQLTARVGASDISVPASVLPCASCHGNDGRGRSEGGVRPPSLDWQRLALGQGERESNSRRYPAYSDASLARVIRSGIDPAGNRLDPAMPRFELTLADQRNLTAYLKRLGEERDPGVQENTLRLGTLLPQQGPLAEAGRVVRAVLEDSVEQLNRLGGVHGRRVQLVVQDPGYDPVSTQQALQALLQQQVFALVAPVAPLLQTQALERAGVPLIGSTPRTGGASLVFDPLPSVPEQLLSVALHARETLRLENLQIVYAGADQAADAEALRQRLQQLGWSPPPPQEAVATQAAGEGIVFVGRAQAFAELAGRLQAVGRTPYLFAASAQVASAVPGLPAQWSQRVFLAYPFVPGDWTAQGRAALAGMQRRQGLDARQASLQVSTLCAWRLLTEALQQVGRDASREQLLAALEQLHDVDTGLTPLLGFGPGRRQGLAGAHVVAVSLPGPRFVEVAPYRAAAQMP; translated from the coding sequence ATGGCTCTTATCTACTGCCTGGCGTCCCAGGGCCCCGCTGTGGCCCTTGACCTCAGCGCGAACGAACAAGCCGGCAAACGCTTGTACCGCGAAGGCCTGTCCAGCAGCGACGCCCAACTCACCGCCCGGGTCGGCGCCAGCGACATCAGCGTGCCGGCCAGCGTGCTGCCTTGCGCCAGTTGCCACGGCAACGATGGCCGTGGCCGCAGCGAAGGCGGGGTGCGCCCGCCGAGCCTGGACTGGCAGCGCCTGGCGCTGGGCCAGGGCGAGCGCGAAAGCAATAGCCGGCGCTACCCGGCCTACAGCGACGCCAGCCTGGCGCGCGTCATCCGTAGCGGCATCGACCCTGCCGGCAACCGCCTCGACCCGGCGATGCCGCGCTTCGAGCTGACCCTGGCCGACCAGCGCAACCTCACGGCCTACCTCAAGCGCCTGGGCGAGGAACGCGATCCCGGCGTGCAAGAGAACACCTTGCGCCTGGGCACCCTGCTGCCGCAGCAGGGGCCGCTGGCTGAGGCTGGGCGGGTGGTGCGCGCAGTGCTGGAGGATAGTGTCGAGCAACTGAACCGGCTGGGCGGCGTGCATGGCCGGCGCGTGCAACTGGTGGTGCAGGATCCGGGATACGACCCGGTCAGCACCCAGCAGGCATTGCAGGCGCTGTTGCAACAACAGGTGTTCGCGCTGGTCGCGCCCGTGGCGCCGCTGCTCCAGACCCAGGCCCTGGAGCGCGCGGGCGTGCCGTTGATTGGCAGCACGCCTCGTACAGGCGGCGCCAGCCTGGTATTCGACCCCTTGCCCAGCGTGCCCGAACAGTTGCTCAGCGTTGCGCTGCATGCCCGCGAAACCTTGCGCCTGGAGAACCTGCAGATCGTCTATGCCGGAGCCGACCAGGCCGCCGACGCCGAGGCCTTGCGCCAGCGCCTGCAGCAGCTGGGGTGGTCGCCACCGCCGCCGCAAGAGGCCGTCGCCACCCAGGCCGCGGGCGAGGGCATCGTCTTTGTGGGCCGAGCCCAGGCCTTCGCCGAGCTGGCCGGGCGCTTGCAGGCCGTTGGGCGCACCCCCTATCTGTTCGCGGCCTCGGCGCAAGTGGCCAGTGCCGTGCCAGGTTTGCCGGCGCAGTGGTCGCAGCGGGTGTTCCTGGCTTACCCCTTCGTGCCCGGCGACTGGACCGCGCAGGGCAGGGCGGCCCTGGCCGGGATGCAGCGGCGCCAGGGGCTGGATGCCCGGCAGGCCTCGTTGCAGGTCAGCACCTTGTGTGCCTGGCGGCTGCTGACGGAGGCGTTGCAGCAGGTTGGCCGCGATGCCAGCCGCGAGCAGTTGCTGGCGGCCCTGGAGCAGTTGCATGACGTCGACACCGGGCTGACCCCGTTGCTGGGGTTTGGCCCGGGGCGGCGCCAGGGCCTGGCAGGTGCCCATGTGGTGGCGGTCAGCTTGCCGGGGCCGCGGTTTGTCGAGGTGGCGCCGTATCGTGCAGCGGCGCAGATGCCATGA
- a CDS encoding PilN domain-containing protein yields MRRLDLEFQPRHSGPAAWALLALGGAALAVLVLAQQHLVSEQVALEGRVHQLELKLGRRPATAAPQSSAMIRQQAERLAQMRSVSLQLQRPWQQLFAMLEAMPQEDVALLSLTPDARKGQLRIGAEARNLEAMLQYHQRLERSEQLSDVSLLNHEVLAGQAEHPVRFNLTATWETGHARP; encoded by the coding sequence ATGCGCCGCCTCGACCTGGAATTCCAGCCCCGCCACAGCGGCCCGGCAGCCTGGGCCCTGCTGGCCCTGGGCGGCGCCGCGCTGGCGGTGCTGGTACTGGCCCAGCAGCACCTGGTGAGCGAGCAGGTGGCCCTCGAAGGCCGCGTGCACCAGCTCGAACTCAAGCTCGGCCGGCGCCCGGCCACTGCCGCGCCACAGAGCAGCGCGATGATTCGCCAGCAGGCCGAGCGCCTGGCCCAGATGCGCAGCGTCTCGTTGCAGCTGCAGCGGCCCTGGCAGCAGCTGTTCGCCATGCTCGAGGCGATGCCCCAGGAAGACGTGGCGCTGCTCAGCCTCACCCCCGACGCGCGCAAGGGCCAGCTGCGGATCGGCGCCGAGGCCCGCAACCTCGAGGCGATGCTGCAGTACCACCAGCGCCTGGAGCGCAGCGAGCAGCTCTCGGACGTGTCCTTGCTCAACCACGAAGTGCTGGCCGGGCAGGCCGAGCACCCGGTGCGCTTCAACCTCACCGCCACCTGGGAGACCGGCCATGCGCGTCCCTAG
- a CDS encoding GspE/PulE family protein — protein MSQALDTDPLDPARGYPRDLIAQARQQAGEARLLACLERLCGDTPATFTQRLAVTLHYPMLATQALFACVPAFDRVSLAQCLKREFALVEHDGALIGVFADPFDSARLAWIDDCLQGLPLYLAHAADLATYLARHEESFHAVEALGQDSEASTEADPLQRLSLTSISEDQSRVVKLVNSTLYDALKQHASDIHLGMTGQGLVIKYRIDGVLNAAGKASGSTFAEQVISRIKVMAELDIGEKRVPQDGRFKVAIGERQIDFRVSIMPSIFGEDAVLRVLDKQALCDQVSGVQLQALGFEEQTLRALRRLAGEPYGMILVTGPTGSGKTTTLYAMLSEINHGVDKIITIEDPVEYQLPGVLQIPVNEKKGLTFARGLRSILRHDPDKILVGEIRDPDTAQIAVQSALTGHLVFTTIHANNVFDVIGRFSQMQVDPYSFVSALNAVLAQRLVRLACPHCAQACEADDELLAASGLSREAVGGWQLVRAQGCGQCRGSGYRGRCAIAELLHLDDDLRQMIVERRPLGQIKQLACQRGLRLLRASALDLVRAGRTTLEEINRVTFIA, from the coding sequence ATGTCCCAGGCACTCGATACAGATCCACTGGACCCAGCGCGAGGCTACCCCCGCGACCTCATCGCCCAGGCCCGCCAGCAAGCCGGCGAAGCGCGCCTGCTGGCCTGCCTGGAGCGCCTCTGCGGCGACACCCCGGCCACCTTCACCCAGCGCCTGGCGGTCACCCTGCATTACCCGATGCTCGCCACCCAGGCCCTGTTCGCCTGCGTCCCGGCCTTTGACCGGGTCAGCCTGGCGCAATGCCTGAAGCGCGAATTCGCCTTGGTCGAGCACGACGGCGCGCTGATCGGCGTGTTCGCCGACCCCTTCGACAGTGCCCGCCTGGCCTGGATCGACGACTGCCTGCAAGGCCTGCCGCTGTACCTGGCCCACGCCGCCGACCTGGCCACCTACCTTGCCCGCCATGAAGAAAGTTTCCACGCCGTCGAGGCCCTCGGCCAGGACAGCGAGGCCAGCACCGAGGCCGACCCGCTGCAACGCTTGTCGCTGACCAGCATCAGTGAGGACCAGAGCCGGGTGGTCAAGCTGGTCAACTCGACCCTCTACGACGCCCTCAAGCAGCACGCCAGCGATATCCACCTGGGCATGACCGGCCAGGGCCTGGTGATCAAGTACCGCATCGACGGCGTGCTCAACGCTGCCGGCAAGGCCAGCGGCAGCACCTTTGCCGAACAGGTGATCTCGCGCATCAAGGTGATGGCCGAGCTGGATATCGGCGAGAAGCGCGTGCCCCAGGACGGCCGGTTCAAGGTGGCCATCGGCGAGCGTCAGATCGACTTTCGCGTATCGATCATGCCGAGCATCTTCGGCGAGGACGCGGTGCTGCGGGTGCTCGACAAGCAGGCGCTGTGCGACCAGGTCAGCGGCGTGCAGCTGCAGGCCCTGGGCTTCGAGGAGCAGACCCTGCGCGCGCTGCGTCGCCTGGCCGGCGAACCCTACGGCATGATCCTGGTCACCGGCCCCACCGGCAGCGGCAAGACCACCACCCTGTACGCCATGCTCAGCGAGATCAACCATGGCGTGGACAAGATCATCACCATCGAGGACCCGGTCGAGTACCAACTGCCCGGCGTGCTGCAGATCCCGGTCAACGAGAAGAAGGGCCTGACCTTCGCCCGTGGCCTGCGCTCGATCCTGCGCCATGACCCGGACAAGATCCTGGTCGGCGAGATCCGCGACCCGGACACCGCGCAGATCGCCGTGCAATCGGCGCTCACCGGGCACCTGGTGTTCACCACCATCCACGCCAACAACGTCTTCGACGTAATCGGCCGTTTCAGCCAGATGCAGGTCGACCCCTACAGCTTCGTCTCGGCGCTCAACGCCGTGCTGGCCCAGCGCCTGGTACGCCTGGCCTGCCCGCATTGCGCCCAGGCCTGCGAGGCGGACGACGAGCTGCTGGCAGCCTCGGGCCTTAGCCGCGAGGCGGTCGGCGGCTGGCAGCTGGTCCGCGCCCAGGGCTGCGGCCAGTGCCGCGGCAGCGGTTACCGCGGGCGCTGCGCCATTGCCGAGCTGCTGCACCTGGACGACGACCTGCGGCAGATGATCGTCGAACGCCGCCCGCTCGGGCAGATCAAGCAGCTGGCCTGCCAGCGCGGCCTGCGCCTGCTGCGGGCCTCGGCCCTGGACCTGGTCCGCGCCGGCCGCACCACCTTGGAGGAGATCAACCGTGTCACATTTATCGCCTGA
- a CDS encoding SurA N-terminal domain-containing protein: MRMLLCLLLFAQLSYAEQPVARVNGVEIGVLRLERYFSDYLQAQGRALTSIRNPTLYKRLRDQALDELIDKELLWQEARRQGIEISDAQVQAQVAAVEAAFASPALFERRLQEAGFDRPGFADYTRHELAAQQAYARLTVIAEPSAAEIAAFHQANGQALQAKQNQSDNTSVSTEHGLRLARDALVAQLQAQARQAARQRLRDWATVERAD; this comes from the coding sequence ATGAGAATGTTGCTTTGCCTGTTGCTGTTCGCCCAGCTGAGCTACGCCGAGCAGCCTGTGGCGCGGGTCAACGGCGTGGAAATCGGCGTGCTGCGCCTGGAGCGCTACTTCAGCGACTACCTCCAGGCCCAGGGCCGGGCGCTGACCAGCATCCGCAACCCCACGCTGTACAAGCGCCTGCGCGACCAGGCGCTGGATGAGCTGATCGACAAGGAGCTGCTGTGGCAGGAGGCGCGGCGCCAGGGCATCGAGATCAGCGACGCGCAGGTCCAGGCCCAGGTGGCCGCAGTGGAAGCGGCGTTCGCCAGCCCGGCGCTGTTCGAGCGGCGGCTGCAGGAGGCGGGCTTCGATCGCCCGGGCTTCGCGGACTACACTCGTCATGAACTGGCCGCCCAGCAAGCCTATGCCCGGCTGACCGTCATCGCCGAGCCCAGCGCCGCCGAAATCGCCGCCTTCCATCAAGCCAATGGGCAAGCACTGCAAGCAAAGCAGAACCAAAGTGATAATACTTCTGTCTCAACTGAACACGGCCTGCGCCTGGCCAGGGATGCGCTTGTCGCGCAATTGCAGGCCCAGGCGCGGCAAGCGGCGCGCCAACGTTTGCGTGATTGGGCTACAGTGGAGCGCGCCGATTGA
- a CDS encoding curli assembly protein CsgF, translating into MSHHIPLRVAACLLAAGLGCQALATELVYTPVNPAFGGNPLNGTWLLNNAQAQNDHDDPDLKDRSSAFATTSALERFSNQLESRLLGQLLDNIGNGQGGSMATDAFLIDVIDDSGALSIRVTDRATGQVSIIDVSGLNP; encoded by the coding sequence ATGAGCCACCACATACCCCTGCGAGTCGCCGCCTGCCTGCTGGCCGCCGGCCTCGGTTGCCAGGCCCTGGCCACGGAGCTGGTGTACACCCCGGTCAACCCGGCCTTCGGCGGCAACCCGCTCAACGGCACCTGGCTGCTGAACAACGCCCAGGCGCAGAACGATCATGACGACCCGGACCTCAAGGACCGTAGCTCGGCGTTCGCCACTACCAGCGCCCTGGAGCGCTTCAGCAACCAGCTCGAATCGCGGCTGCTGGGGCAACTGCTGGACAACATTGGCAACGGCCAGGGCGGCAGCATGGCCACCGATGCCTTTCTCATCGATGTGATCGACGACTCCGGTGCCTTGAGCATCCGGGTCACCGACCGCGCCACCGGGCAAGTCTCGATCATCGACGTGAGCGGCCTGAACCCCTGA
- the pilO gene encoding type 4a pilus biogenesis protein PilO: MRVPSLLLHEAVLRLGRAGLAALLVGLLALGFVLATVLPQWQAVRALRAAEADATVQVQRLARGELKVQAKPEQQALDELRQQLPGQPEASELIERLYHLASAERISLARGEYALGIDPRTQLARYQIVLPVRGSYPQIRGFLKGLSGQLPTLVLEDLELQRKRIGDRELSGRVRMTLYLSRS; this comes from the coding sequence ATGCGCGTCCCTAGCCTGTTGCTCCATGAAGCCGTCCTGCGCCTGGGGCGGGCAGGGCTGGCCGCGCTGCTGGTCGGCCTGCTGGCCCTGGGCTTCGTCCTGGCCACGGTGCTGCCGCAGTGGCAGGCCGTGCGGGCGCTGCGCGCCGCCGAGGCCGACGCCACGGTGCAGGTTCAGCGCCTGGCGCGGGGCGAGCTGAAGGTCCAGGCCAAGCCCGAGCAGCAGGCCCTGGACGAGCTGCGCCAGCAACTGCCCGGCCAACCCGAGGCCAGCGAACTGATCGAGCGCCTGTACCACCTGGCCAGCGCCGAGCGCATCAGCCTGGCGCGCGGCGAATATGCCCTGGGCATCGACCCCAGGACACAGCTGGCGCGCTACCAGATCGTCCTGCCGGTGCGTGGCAGCTACCCGCAGATTCGCGGCTTCCTCAAGGGCTTGAGCGGCCAGCTGCCGACCCTGGTGCTCGAGGACCTGGAGCTGCAACGCAAGCGTATCGGCGACCGCGAACTCAGCGGCCGTGTCCGCATGACCCTTTACCTGTCGAGGTCGTGA
- a CDS encoding SCO family protein has translation MSSHTSRMRSLDWLVLAACLWIFTSMALAHEGHAPTAQPAPQPMVSGGGTRDAQAWFTDTVLKDQNGRALRFYSDVLKDKVVMLNVIFTHCNDACPLITRKLREVREAMGPALAAQVTFVSVSSDPLNDSPEVLKAFAGQQGVDGPNWLFLTGDKASVELVLGRLGQFLPSPEQHSTQLIAGDVAGKRWSKIRPDAPPAAIAQRLQLLAQPLAGR, from the coding sequence ATGAGTAGCCACACTTCACGCATGCGCAGCCTCGACTGGCTGGTGCTGGCGGCCTGCCTGTGGATCTTCACCTCGATGGCGTTGGCCCACGAGGGCCACGCCCCGACCGCGCAACCTGCGCCGCAGCCGATGGTCAGCGGCGGCGGTACCCGCGATGCGCAGGCCTGGTTCACCGATACCGTGCTCAAAGACCAGAACGGCCGCGCGCTGCGCTTCTACAGCGATGTGCTCAAGGACAAGGTGGTGATGCTCAATGTGATCTTCACCCACTGCAACGATGCCTGCCCGCTGATCACCCGCAAGCTGCGCGAGGTGCGCGAGGCCATGGGGCCGGCGCTGGCGGCGCAGGTGACCTTCGTCTCGGTGAGCAGCGACCCGCTCAACGACAGCCCCGAGGTGCTCAAGGCCTTTGCCGGCCAGCAGGGGGTGGATGGACCGAACTGGCTGTTCCTCACAGGCGACAAGGCCAGCGTCGAGCTGGTGCTCGGGCGGTTGGGGCAGTTCCTGCCCAGCCCTGAACAGCACTCGACCCAGCTGATCGCCGGCGACGTGGCGGGCAAGCGCTGGAGCAAGATCCGCCCAGACGCGCCGCCTGCGGCCATTGCCCAGCGCTTGCAACTGCTGGCCCAACCCCTGGCCGGGCGATAG
- the csgE gene encoding curli production assembly/transport protein CsgE, whose translation MKRLAAMACLCLALAQAQVYAGDEDEMMGFIVDNTISHIGHDFYYAFSDRLRATSRLDFNLVVRERPDARWGSLVTVEYEREVVYRRFLPPNTTQLNDEAVEAADLVRQQIIQRKLQRLLQDTTDLERDEL comes from the coding sequence ATGAAGCGCCTGGCGGCCATGGCCTGCCTGTGCCTGGCCCTGGCACAGGCACAGGTTTACGCCGGCGACGAGGACGAGATGATGGGGTTCATCGTCGACAACACCATCTCGCACATCGGCCACGACTTCTACTACGCCTTCAGCGACCGGCTGCGCGCCACCAGCCGGCTCGACTTCAACCTGGTGGTGCGCGAGCGCCCGGATGCCCGCTGGGGCAGCCTGGTGACGGTGGAGTACGAACGCGAGGTGGTGTACCGGCGCTTCCTGCCGCCAAACACCACGCAACTCAATGACGAGGCCGTCGAGGCCGCCGACCTGGTCCGCCAGCAGATTATCCAGCGCAAGTTGCAACGGCTGCTGCAGGACACAACCGATCTGGAGAGGGACGAGCTATGA
- a CDS encoding secretin N-terminal domain-containing protein, which yields MKPSKSCKPAPFLLLALCAALAACGSSAVREDSEDLIKEGQYEAGIARLEEALRDDPRNTELNIALAHGRQTAVEALLGQADSDRGRHDFAGARMGYGRVLTLEPNNRRALEGIRQLELIRTLDERVALGQAALRQGDLFGAERYMREVLRLDPQNQKGQTLRSDIENVQARTATPFPQLRSKLERPVTLEFRDANLKTIFEVLAQVAGINFIFDKDLRPDIKATIFVREVRIEDAVALLLEQNQLHQKIVNDNTLLIYPDSPQKTKDYQELVMRTFYLTSIDANTALNMVKTMLKTRDVFVDERLNTLTMRDTPDAVRMAEKLLQSQDQSNPEVVLEVEVMEVARSRILDLGLQWPNTFGVINSDGTPVGVLDQLRGINSGRISIAPAPQAKINAQDKDINTLASPVIRVSNREQARIHIGQRVPIISATSVPSTQGPVITESVTYLDVGLKLEVQPTVHLNNEVAIKVALEVSNATPLEPTRQGTIPVQVDTRNAQTSLRLHDGETQVLAGLVRNDKTGSGNKIPGLGDIPGLGRLFGSNHDENSKSELVLAITPRIVRNLPYQSPSDMEFATGTESSLQVRQLAQPLPSGAVPTDAPSPETDAAPVVQGQMAVVPSERSPRP from the coding sequence ATGAAGCCTTCGAAGTCGTGCAAGCCTGCTCCATTCCTGCTCCTGGCCCTGTGCGCGGCGCTGGCCGCCTGCGGCTCCAGCGCCGTGCGCGAGGACAGCGAGGACCTGATCAAGGAAGGCCAGTACGAAGCTGGCATCGCCCGCCTGGAAGAGGCCCTGCGCGATGACCCGCGCAACACCGAGCTGAACATCGCCCTGGCCCACGGCCGGCAGACCGCGGTCGAGGCCTTGCTCGGCCAGGCCGACAGCGACCGTGGCCGCCACGACTTCGCCGGCGCGCGCATGGGCTATGGCCGGGTCCTGACCCTGGAGCCGAACAACCGCCGAGCCCTGGAAGGCATCCGCCAACTGGAGCTGATCCGCACCCTCGACGAGCGCGTCGCCCTGGGCCAGGCGGCGCTGCGCCAGGGCGACTTGTTCGGCGCCGAGCGCTACATGCGCGAAGTGCTGCGCCTCGACCCGCAGAACCAGAAGGGCCAGACCCTGCGCAGCGACATCGAGAACGTCCAGGCGCGCACCGCCACGCCGTTCCCGCAGTTGCGCAGCAAGCTGGAGCGGCCGGTGACCCTGGAGTTTCGCGACGCCAACCTGAAGACCATTTTCGAGGTGCTGGCCCAGGTCGCCGGGATCAACTTCATCTTCGACAAGGACCTGCGCCCGGACATCAAAGCCACCATCTTCGTGCGCGAGGTGCGCATCGAGGACGCCGTGGCCCTGCTGCTGGAGCAGAACCAGCTGCACCAGAAGATCGTCAACGACAACACCTTGCTGATCTACCCCGACTCGCCGCAAAAGACCAAGGACTACCAGGAACTGGTCATGCGCACCTTCTACCTGACCAGCATCGACGCCAATACCGCGCTGAACATGGTCAAGACCATGCTCAAGACCCGCGACGTGTTCGTCGACGAGCGCCTCAACACCCTGACCATGCGCGACACCCCCGACGCCGTGCGCATGGCCGAGAAGCTGCTGCAGTCCCAGGACCAGTCCAACCCCGAGGTGGTGCTGGAGGTGGAGGTGATGGAGGTGGCCCGTTCGCGCATCCTCGACCTCGGCCTGCAATGGCCGAACACCTTCGGCGTGATCAACAGCGACGGCACCCCGGTGGGCGTGCTCGACCAGCTGCGCGGCATCAATTCCGGGCGCATCTCCATCGCCCCGGCGCCCCAGGCCAAGATCAACGCCCAGGACAAGGACATCAACACCCTGGCCAGCCCGGTGATCCGCGTCAGCAACCGTGAGCAGGCGCGCATCCACATTGGCCAGCGGGTGCCGATCATCAGCGCCACTTCGGTACCGTCGACCCAGGGGCCGGTGATCACCGAGAGCGTCACCTACCTCGACGTCGGCCTGAAGCTCGAGGTGCAGCCCACCGTGCACCTGAACAACGAAGTGGCGATCAAGGTGGCGCTGGAAGTGAGCAACGCCACGCCCCTGGAGCCGACCCGCCAGGGCACCATCCCGGTGCAGGTCGACACCCGCAACGCCCAGACCAGCCTGCGCCTGCACGATGGCGAGACCCAGGTACTGGCGGGCCTGGTGCGCAACGACAAGACCGGCAGCGGCAACAAGATCCCCGGCCTTGGCGACATCCCCGGCCTGGGCCGGCTGTTCGGCAGCAACCATGACGAGAACAGCAAGTCCGAGCTGGTCCTGGCGATCACCCCGCGCATCGTACGCAACCTGCCGTACCAGAGCCCCTCGGACATGGAGTTCGCCACCGGCACCGAATCGAGCCTGCAGGTGCGCCAGCTGGCCCAGCCGCTGCCCAGCGGCGCCGTGCCGACCGACGCGCCCAGCCCGGAAACCGACGCCGCACCGGTGGTCCAGGGCCAGATGGCGGTGGTGCCCAGCGAGCGGAGCCCACGGCCATGA